A genomic window from Bubalus bubalis isolate 160015118507 breed Murrah chromosome 13, NDDB_SH_1, whole genome shotgun sequence includes:
- the OBI1 gene encoding ORC ubiquitin ligase 1 has product MAQTVQNVTLSLTLPITCHICLGKVRQPVICINNHVFCSVCIDLWLKNNSQCPACRVPITPENPCKEIIGGTSESEPMLSHTVRKHLRKTRLELLHKEYEDEIDCLQKEVDELKSKNLSLESQIKTILDPLTLMQGNQNEDKLPVADNPSKIDPETVAEWKKRLRTANEIYEKVKDDVDKLKEANKKLKLENGGLVRENLRLKAEVDNRSPQKFGRFTVAALQSKVEQYERETNRLKKALERSDKYIEELESQITQLKNSSAEKEVMNAVCQRALSTDGKGSKGTEEDMASKNQGDGARKQLGSATSSSHLAKPSSSSVRQEGTSKTELNCSKNQDLYQKRVETMLTVTDTSMDTYLEREWGNKPSDCMPYKDEELYDLPASCAPLSLSCLQLNTPDNRESSVVKAGGSKKQSNHLRKLMFDDFCDSPNVCNKDSSEDDRSESEKKSECFTSPKTGFWDCCSTSYAPSLDFESSEENTIANCVGVISSKLSEKPGSCLSKRLNSLRSFEMNRTRTSSEASMDAAYLDKISELDSMMSESDNSKSPCNNGFKSLDLDGLSKSSQCSEFLEETDKLEERTKPNLSKGSLTTDQLENGNEWKPNSFFLLSPSDQEMNEDFSLHSSSNPGTNEIKPPSCLFQTEFSQGVLLSSTNRLFEDQRFGSSLFKMSSEMPGLHNHLQSPWSTSFVPEKRNKNVNQSAKRKIQSSLSNASPSKATKS; this is encoded by the exons GTACGCCAACCTGTCATATGCATCAACAACCATGTGTTTTGTTCGGTTTGTATCGACTTGTGGTTGAAGAATAATAGCCAATGTCCAGCCTGCAGAGTCCCCATCACTCCTGAAAATCCTTGCAAAGAAATTATTG GAGGAACAAGTGAAAGTGAACCTATGCTAAGCCATACAGTCAGGAAGCATCTTCGGAAAACCAGACTTGAATTACTCCACAAAGAATATGAG GATGAAATAGATTGTCTGCAGAAAGAGGTAGACGAGCTTAAGAGTAAAAACCTCAGCTTGGAATCACAGATCAAGACTATTCTGGATCCTTTAACCTTGATGCAGGGCAACCAGAATGAAGATAAACTTCCAGTTGCAGATAATCCAAGTAAAATTGACCCAGAAACTGTAGCAGAGTGGAAGAAAAGGCTTAGAACAGCTAATGAAatctatgaaaaagtgaaagatgaTGTGGATAAGCTCAAAGAG gcaaataaaaaattgaaattggaAAATGGTGGCCTGGTGAGGGAGAATTTGCGACTGAAAGCTGAAGTTGATAACAGATCACCTCAGAA GTTTGGAAGGTTTACAGTAGCTGCTCTGCAGTCCAAAGTAGAGCAGTATGAACGTGAAACCAATCGTCTCAAGAAAGCGCTGGAACGAAGCGATAAATATATAGAGGAACTGGAGTCTCAAATTACACAGCTGAAGAATTCAAGTGCCGAGAAGGAAGTGATGAATGCCGTTTGTCAGAGAGCACTTTCTACAGACGGCAAGGGGAGCAAAGGCACCGAGGAGGATATGGCATCCAAGAACCAAGGTGATGGTGCCAGAAAGCAACTTGGCTCAGCCACCTCGAGTTCTCACCTGGCAAAACCTTCTAGCAGTTCTGTCAGGCAGGAAGGCACCAGCAAAACAGAACTAAATTGTTCTAAGAACCAAGACCTGTATCAGAAGCGAGTGGAAACAATGCTCACTGTGACAGATACAAGTATGGATACCTATCTGGAAAGAGAATGGGGAAATAAGCCAAGTGACTGCATGCCCTACAAAGATGAAGAACTCTACGATCTTCCAGCTTCCTGTGCTCCTTTGTCCCTTAGCTGTCTTCAGCTCAATACGCCAGATAATAGAGAGAGCTCTGTAGTCAAAGCAGGAGGTTCTAAAAAGCAGTCAAACCATCTCAGAAAATTGATGTTTGATGATTTCTGTGATTCTCCAAATGTGTGTAATAAAGATTCTTCAGAAGATGATAGAAGTGAGAGTGAAAAGAAATCAGAGTGTTTTACTTCCCCGAAGACAGGGTTTTGGGATTGTTGTTCCACAAGCTATGCCCCCAGCTTGGACTTTGAAAGCTCAGAGGAGAACACAATAGCAAATTGTGTTGGAGTAATTTCTTCAAAATTGAGTGAGAAACCAGGTTCATGTTTATCCAAGAGGTTGAATTCTCTCCGCTCTTTTGAAATGAATCGGACAAGAACATCCAGTGAAGCATCAATGGATGCAGCTTACCTTGACAAAATCTCGGAGCTGGATTCGATGATGTCAGAGTCAGACAACAGCAAGAGCCCCTGTAATAACGGTTTTAAGTCGCTGGACTTGGATGGGTTATCAAAGTCATCTCAGTGCAGTGAATTCCTTGAGGAAACAGATAAGTTGGAAGAAAGAACTAAACCAAACCTTTCTAAAGGTTCTCTAACTACTGATCAGttggaaaatggaaatgaatggaaacccaattctttttttctcctctctccatctgaccaagaaatgaatgaagattTTTCACTCCATTCCAGTTCGAACCCAGGAACCAATGAAATCAAACCACCAAGTTGTTTGTTTCAGACTGAGTTTTCCCAGGGTGTTTTGTTAAGCAGTACAAACCGGCTATTTGAAGATCAAAGGTTTGGGTCATCTTTGTTTAAGATGTCCTCAGAGATGCCTGGTCTTCATAACCACCTTCAGTCTCCTTGGTCTACTTCTTTTGTGCctgaaaaaaggaataaaaatgtgaatcaatcagcaaaaagaaaaatccagagcAGCCTTTCTAATGCCAGCCCATCAAAAGCAACTAAAAGTTGA